GTTACTTTTTAAATCTACTGATTTTGGTGACGATAAAGATAGAGCATTACAAAAGTCAGATGGAACATGGACTTATTTTGCAAGTGATGTTGCTTATCATAAAAATAAAGTAGATCGTAAATTTGATTATTTAATAAATATTCTTGGCGCAGATCATGCTGGTTACATCAAAAGAATTTCCTCCTCAGTTGAAGCTTTATCAGGAAAAAAAGATAAATTGATTTGTAAAATTAGTCAGCTTGTAAAATTAATTAAAGATAACAAACCATTTAAGATGTCTAAAAGAAAAGGCGACTACATTACGGTTGATGATTTAATTGAAGAAGTTGGAAAAGATGCAACTAGATTCATCATGCTTAATAGAAGTAGTGATGTGGAATTAGATTTTGATTTTGATGCTGTAAAAGAAAAATCTAAAGATAATCCGTTATATTATGTTCAATATTGTTATGCTAGAATTTCATCTGTCTTTAGACATATTGATAAAGATTTAAATTCAAAAATTGAATTAGATAATTATAGTTTCGAATACTCAAATGATGAGATCAAAATTTTAAAAAAGATTTCAGAATGGCCCAAATGTGTTGATGCAGCTAGTTCAAAATTAGAACCACATAGAATACCTGTTTATTTATATGATCTGGCTTCAGAATTTCATTCGTATTGGAATCTTGGTAAACAAAACCCAGAAAAAAGATTTATTAATGATCAAAAAATAGTTTCACCAGATAAATTAATTTTTTTAAAAGCAATATCTAACGTAGTAAAATCAGGAATGGATATAGTTGGTGTAGATACACCAGATAAAATGTAATGCTAAAAGAAATTAAGTATTTAATCTTTATTATTGTAATTGCTTTATTTATTTTTTTGACTGGTAGATATTATTTTTCAGATGAAAATAAAAAGAAATCATACAGATCTTATAAAAATAACGATGAAAAAATTAAATTATACTCAAAAAATTTACCTGTTTTGGAAAATGATACAGATAATGTAATAGAATACGTTAAGCAAACAAACAAAAAAAAGAAAAAAAAGTTTAATTTTTGGAAACTTTTAGAGAATGATTAAGAATAGAAGAGCTTTTATTGTTGGTTTAAAATCATCAAAATTATCAAAAAAAGAGATAACTTTTTTAAAAAAATATAAACCATGGGGAGTTATTTTATTTTCAAGAAACATAAGTTCAATTGAACAAACTAAAAAATTAACTGATAAAATAAAAAAGATATTTAAAGACAAAAAATACCCAGTATTAATTGATCAAGAAGGAGGACGAGTAAATCGATTAGGAAAAATTATTTCATTTGATAATTTGACTTCTGAATATTTTGGTATTTTATTCACAAAAGATAAGAAAAAATTTAATATTATTTATAAATTATTTATCGATAAAACTTCGTATTTGCTTAAATCAATTGGTGTTAATATAAATACAGTTCCTGTTTTAGATCTTAGAGTTAAAGGAGCTAGCAACATTATTGGTGATAGGTCTTTTTCAAAAAATAAAAAAAATATCTCTAAAATTGGAGATATTTGTATTGATTATTTTCATGAAAATTCCATTGGAACTGTGATGAAACACATACCAGGGCATGGTTTAGCTAAAGTAGATAGTCATAAATTTACACCTGTAGTTACCAAAAAGTTAAATTATTTGAATAAAAATGATTTTTTTCCATTCAAGAAAAAACAAAGCTATTTTGCAATGACAGCGCATGTAATATATCGAAGCATTGATAAGTTAAATACAGCTACACACTCTAAAAAAATTATAAATTTAATTAGAAAAAAAATTGGCTTTAAAAACATTTTAATTTCAGATGATTTATCAATGAAAAGTTTAAAAGATGATTTAAAAACCAATACCATTAAAACATTTAGCGCAGGTTGTAATCTTGCTCTTCATTGTAATGGCAAATTGTCTGAAATGAAGGTAGTTGGTGATAATTCACCAAAGGTCAGTAATTTTATAATAAAAAAAACATCGCTATTTTATAAAATTTTAAGTTAATATCTGAGCATGACTATTTCTGATTCTGCATTATTTAATGTTGATATTAATAATTATAATGGCCCTCTAGATGTTCTTTTAGACTTAGCCAAAGCTCAAAAGGTAGATCTTGAAGAGATATCAATAACAAAGTTAGCAGATCAATTTCACGATTATATTACAAAAGAAAAAGATTTAAATTTAGAAATTGCTTCTGAGTATTTATTGATGGCAACTTGGTTAGCTTATTTAAAATCTAAATTATTACTTCCAGGAACACCAGAAGAAGAATTTAAAGTTCAAGAAGTTGCTGAAAAATTAAAATTACAACTTAAAAAACTAGAATTGATAAGATTACTCTCTGAACAAATGTTAAAAAGAAAAAGATTAGGAAGAGAAATTCGATCAAGAGGAATGAAAGGAAATATAAGATCTATTTATAGCACAGAATATAATTTAAGTTTATTTGAGCTTCTTAAATCATATTCAACAATTATTATGACCAAGGACTTTCAAAAAATGAATATTCCCAAATTACCTGTATTTACTACAGAAGATGGAATTAAAACAATTAGAGAATTTTTCGGTAAATTAATTGATTGGAAGAAATTAGATGATTTAATTCCTCAAAATTTTAAAAGTAATTCAAAATATAAACGTACAGGTAAAGCAGGAATATTTGCTGGATCGTTAGAATTAGTTAAAGAAGGAAATTTAAATATGAAACAAGATAAGTTATTTGATGATATTTATGTAAAGGAAAATAATGATTAAAAAAGAAAAGATTACAAAAGATAATATTGTAAAATTTCCATCTAAGTTAACTGATTTAGAAAAAGAAATTGAAGCAGTTATTTTTGCTGCTGCAGAACCATTAGATATTGATACAATTGAAAGCAAAATTACTAAAAAGGGTAGTGTTGCAAAATCATTAGAGAAGTTACAACAAGAATACTCTCAACGTGGTATTAATTTAGTTTGTATTAAAGATAAGTGGTCGTTTAGAACTTCACCTAACTTATCTAATATTATGTCACAAGAGAAGACAGTAGAAAAGAAACTTTCTAGAGCTGCTGTGGAGACTTTAGCTATAATCGTTTATCACCAACCTGTTACTAGAGCTGAGATTGAGGAGATAAGAGGTGTTGCATTTGGAACGAATACTCTTGAAATATTGATGGAACTCAACTGGGTGAAACCAGGAGGTCGTAAAGATGTACCAGGTAGACCAATTCAGTATGTTACAACTGATGAATTTTTAAGTCATTTCAATCTTCAAAAATTATCTGATTTACCAACAATTGATGAATTAGGTGCTGCTGGATTAATTGACAGTTCTAGTGTCGATAATGCAATTTTTGGAACTGGAAAATTCTACAAAGAAAAACAAGAAGAAAAAAAAGAGGATATTTATTCTAATATTGACGAGATGTTAAACAGCACTCTTGATACTGAAGAGAAAGATTAACAAAAAAGTAACTTTTAAATTAACCATAAAAAGGTTATAAGTTTTTCATGAGCATAGGAATTTGGCAAATAGCAATCGTAGTTATATTAGTAGTCTTATTGTTTGGACGAGGTAAAATCTCCAGTCTGATGGGTGATGTAGCTAAGGGAATTAAAAGTTTCAAAAAAGGAATGGCGTCAGATGTTACTGACGATACAGAGCCAAAAAATATATCCGACGAAAATAAAGACTCAGAAAACAAAGATTAAATCACATGCCTACTATTGGTTGGTTTGAGATATTAATTGTAGTTGGTATTGCAATTATTGTTCTTGGTCCAAAAGATTTTCCAATCATGTTAAAGAAAGCAGGTTCTTGGATAGGGACTGCAAAAAGATATGTGAGCAACATTCAAAATGAGGTTTCTAATTTAGAAATTGATGAAGAAAAAATTGATAATGAAATAAAAAAAGAAACTAAAAAAGATGAGCAATGAAGAAAATGAAGGTGGATTTGTTAGCCATCTAACAGAACTAAGAAAAAGATTAATACATAGTTTTATATTTCTAATAATCTTTTTTGTTATTTGTTATATATTTGCAGAACATATCTACGGTTTTTTAGTTGATCCATTTGCTCAAGCTGTCAAAGATGATGGGTCTGATAGAAGGCTTATTTTTACGGCCTTACAGGAAACTTTTTTAACGTATATTAAAGTATCCTTTTTCACAGCTTTTTTTGTGACCTGTCCTTTTATTTTAATGCAAATATGGAAATTTATTGCACCGGGATTATATAAACATGAAAAAGTTGCTATACTCCCATACCTTGTCTTAACACCAATTCTTTTCTTTTTGGGAGGTATGCTAGTTTATTATTTGATAATGCCTCTAGCTATTAAATTCTTTTTATCATTTGAAAGTACAGGGATGTCTACAAGTCTACCAATTCAATTAGAAGCCAAAGTAAATGAATACTTGTCACTTGTTATGAAGTTAATTTTTGCATTTGGAATAAGTTTCCAACTACCTATAGTCTTAAGTTTGTTAGCCAGAATAGGTGTTGTTGACAGTCAATTTCTAAAAGAAAGAAGAAAGTATGTTGTAGTAATTATATTTGCTGCTGCTGCATTGCTTACACCACCAGACCCAATTACTCAAATAGGTTTAGCTATTCCTTTATTAATTTTATATGAATTATCAATATTTTCAGTAAAATTTATAGAAAACAAAAATTTAGAAAAGACTGATGCATAATTTAAAAGAAATTAGAAAAGACTATTCAAAATTTGAAAAAGATCTTGAAAAGCGTTCAGTTAAAATTGATTTTAATAATTTAAAAAAGCTTGATGAATTAAATAGAGATTTAATTCAAAAGAAAGAAAATTTAGAAAAAGAAAAAAAAGATATTTCAAAATCTAAAGATGAAAGTTTATTCAAAAAATCTAAAGAAATCTCTACTGAATTAGAAAAGATCGCTGAGCAACAAAAAAATACTAAAACTGAATTAGATAACATTTTATCAAGTATACCCAACATACCTCATCAGGATGTTCCAAATGGAAAAGATGAAAATGACAATGTGGAAGTTTTAAAAGCAGGTAAAGTTGCTGAATTTGATTTTAAACCCAAATCGCATTACGAACTTGGAGAAAATTTAGGTATGCTTGATTTTGATCTTGCAACTAAAACAACTGGATCAAGATTTGTATTTGTTAAAAAAGAGTTAGCATTACTAGAACGAGCTTTATCTAACTTTATGCTAGATACTCATATTGCTCAAAATGGCTACCAAGAGATTTCACCTCCATTGATTGCCTCTGATAATACAATGTATGGAACAGGCCAATTACCAAAATTTGAAAACGATCAATTTGAAATAAAATTTGATGAAGGATCTGATAGAAAATTTTTAATTCCAACTGCTGAAGTAATTTTAACAAACATTGTTAAAGATAAAATTGTAGACCAAAAAGATTTACCAATGAGATTTGTTGCCTCAACCCCATGTTTTAGAAAAGAAGCCGGCAGTTATGGAAAAGACACCAAGGGAATGATTAGACAACATCAATTTTATAAGGTTGAGATGGTTAGTATTGTAGAAAAAGAAAATTGCCTAGAAGAATTAGAGCGAATGACAAACTGCGCTACAGATATTCTTGATAAACTAGAGTTACCTTATAGAAAAGTAATTTTATGTTCAGGTGATATGGGTTTTAGTGCAGAAAAAACTTATGATATTGAAGTGTGGTTACCATCAGAAAACAAGTATCGTGAAATATCATCATGCTCTTCTTGTTCAACATTTCAGGCACAAAGAATGAAATCAAGATATAAAAATAAAAACAAGGAAACTGTTTTTGTTGGAACATTAAATGGAAGTGGTTTAGCTGTGGGTAGAACTTTAATTGCTGTATTAGAAAACTATCAACAAAAAGATGGTTCGATTATTGTTCCTAAGGTACTGCGACCGTATATGAATAATTTGGAATTGATTTCAGCTAAATAAAGTTGTTTTAATTACACAGATAGTATAAGTATTCACATAATTTATAAGGAGATTTATGGAAGGCTCAGGAATAGGACAATTTATACCGTTAATTTTAATTTTTGTTATTTTTTATTTTTTCTTAATCAGACCACAGCAAAAAAAAGTTAAGGAGCACAAAGCAATGGTTGAAAGCCTTAAGAGAGGTGACAAGGTTGTTACTTCTGGTGGAATTACAGGTACTGTGGAGAGACTTATAGACAATGATAAAGTTGAAGTAGAAATTGCTGAAAACGTTAAAGTTGAGATAGTTAAATCAACTGGTATTCAAAGTCTTGTTAATACAAATACACAAGAAGTTAAAAAATAATTATTTTTAGTTAAGTGCTTTATTTCTCTAAGTTAAGAATTTTATTTATAACTCTTTTTTCAGTTTTATTTATTTTAATTGCTTCATCAAATCTTTTTAAATTTGATGATGATTTTTTTGATAAAAAAATTAATCTAGGATTGGACCTTCAGGGAGGATCATATCTATTACTTGAAATTGATAATGAACCTGTAATTGAACAAAAACTACAAAACTTAACAACAACTATTAGAAATTACTTCAAAGAAAAAAATATTAAAATCAACAATATTAAAATAGATAATAAGAACATTTATTTTAATGTAACAAATAATGATAAGCAATCTGTCTTAGATGTTTTTCAGGACGAAAATAGTGATCTTAACCCTTATTACCCAAGATTTAAATCACATCAGTTAGAAATTGAAGATACAGGGTTAAATTTAAAAATTAATTTTTCAAGACAGGGTTTAATTAAACTTAAAACTTCTTCTCAAGATCAAGCTATAGAAATAGTAAGAAGAAGGGTAGATGAGGTTGGAACTAATGAACCCAACATACTTAAAAGAGGAAATAACAGAATTTTAGTAGAGCTTCCTGGATTAGATGATCCAATGAGAATAAAATCATTACTTGGTAAAACTGCAAATCTTACATTTCGCTTTGTAACAAATGATGAAAATGATCGTTTTGGTGTTGAAAAATTAAAATTTGAAAATGGCCTAGAAGAAGCCACAGTTAGTAAAAGAATTATAATCAGTGGTGAAAATTTACTCGATGCACAACCAAAAATGGATACTCAAACTAACCAAACGATTGTTTCATTTACTTTAGATAGAGTAGGTGCAAAAAGGTTTGGTAAGGCAACATCAACTGGTATTGGAAAACAATTAGCAATTGTCTTAGATGGTAAAATTATAAGCGCACCTGTAGTTAGAGATACGATTGCTAGTGGTTCTGGTCAGATAAGTGGTGGCTTTACTTTTCAAACAGCAACTGATCTAGCTTTATTATTAAGATCAGGAGCATTGCCAGCACCATTAGAAATAATTGAAGAAAGAACGGTTGGTCCAGATCTTGGACAAGACTCAATTAATGCAGGAATGATTGCTTTGGCAATAGGTTTTATGTTGGTCATAATTTTTATGTTCGTTAAATATAAAATTTTCGGATTAATTACCAATGTAACACTAATAGTTAATTTGTTTATTCTTTTAGGTGTTTTAACTTTATTTGAAGCTACTTTAACATTGCCTGGTATTGCAGGAATTATCCTAACTGTAGGTATGGCAGTTGATGCAAATGTTTTAATTTTTGAGAGGATTAAAGAAGAGCTAAAAGATGAGACTAATAATATTTTGGCTTTTGATGGTGGTTATACAAAATCAAGAACAGCAATTTTAGATGCCAATATTACCACATTATTAGCTGCAATTATTTTGTTTTTTATGGGCTCAGGTCCAGTCAAAGGTTTTGCTGTAACCTTAGGAGTTGGAATATTTACAACACTATTTTCAGTCTATTTCATAGCAAGATTGTTCACTAGTATTTATGTATCAAGAAACAAAGATAAGGAAAAATTAATCTAATGATTGCTTTTAATAAATATTATAATCACTTTAATTTACTTTCATCACTTTTAATTGTTGTTTCATTACTACTGTTAATATTTAAAGGGCTCAATTTTGGTATAGATTTTAAAGGCGGCACTTTAATTGAATTAAGAGCCTCAGATTCTAAAATAAATGTAAGTTCATTAAGAGATAGATTTAATCAAATGGATTTAGGAGATGTCTCAGTGAAGAAATTTGGCAATGATACGGATTTTTTAGTAAAATTTGAAAATAAAGATAATAAAAAAAATATTATTGAAGAAATTAAGACTAATTTAGATAAATCTTTTGGAAATAACTATGATTTTAGAAGAGTAGAGAATGTTGGGCCAAAGGTAAGTGCTGAATTACTAAAATCAGGAGTTATAGCAATATCTTTGTCTTTAGCATTAATGTTAATTTATATTTGGATAAGATTTGAATGGCAATTTAGTTTGGGTGCAATTTTAGCTTTGTTTCATGATGTTATTGTAACTTTAGGAGTTTTTTCACTATTTAGTTTAGAAATAAATTTGTCAATTATTGCAGCAGTGTTAACAATAGTTGGATATTCAATGAATGATACTGTGGTTATTTTTGACCGTGTGCGTGAAAATTTAAGAAAATATTCAGATATAAAAATTTTTGAATTAACAAACATTTCAATTAATGAAACGTTATCAAGAACTATAATAACTTCTGCAACTACTTTACTAGCTTTATTAGCAATTTATTTTTTCGGTGGAGAAATATTAAAAGGTTTTTCACTAGCAATGATACTTGGTGTTGTTTTTGGAACTTATTCATCTATTTATATTGCTAACACTGTTTTAGTTAGGCTAAGAGTTTCCCAAAAAACTGTTCTTAGAGAAGACGATCAGAAATAAATTAAAATATATTTTGTGCAGCTACCATTGAAAGTAGCATAGGTAAAGATAACAAAGTATTTGTTCTTGAGAATAGCATTGCAGTTTTAGCCGACTTAGCTTTTGTATCTGGATCACTCTCAACTATTCCTAAAGCTCTTTTTTGATTTGGCCAAATCACAAACCACACATTAAATGCCATTACAATTCCAAGCCACATTCCAATTCCAATTGCAGTATGTTTTGGAACACCTGAACCAATACTTAAAGTCATTGCATCATGAAGATATCCATTAAGAAGAGCAAGAATTAAACCTGAAAGAACAGTTAATGCAGCAGCCCATCTAAAGTAAAATAATGCAGCTGGTGCTATTACTTTACCAATAGCTGGTTTTTGTTCATCTGGAATTTTTCCCATATTTGGAATTTGAACAAAATTGAAATACCACAATAATCCAATCCACATAATTGCAACAATTACATGTATGTATCTAAATAACCAGCTCCAGAATAGCGTATCAAAAGCAATTCCATCGTTTAAATAAAACAATCCTAAAAACAAAATAATTGCTAAAGCAAGTGATGCGTGGACTGTTTTTGATAATGATGACAATAAACTGCTCATGATTCTTGATTACTATACACTAATTTTTGAATATTTTTAAGTTGTTAAATTTAAGCTAAAAGAGGTTTTAAAAATTGACCAGTATAACTCTCTTTAACTTTGCATACTTCTTCCGGTTTTCCTTCGGCGACAATATTACCACCCTTTACACCGCCTTCAGGACCCATATCCACAATATAGTCGGCTGTTTTAATAACATCAAGATTATGTTCAATGACAACTACTGTATTCCCAAGTTTTACAAATGTATGAAGTATCTCTAAAAGTTTTTTAATATCATGTTGATGTAAACCTGTGGTTGGTTCATCTAAGATATACATCGTTCTTCCCGTTGATCTTTTTGAAAGTTCTTTTGCAAGCTTAATTCGTTGTGCTTCACCTCCTGATAATGTAGTTGCTTGCTGACCAATTTTTATATAGCCCAAACCAACTTTTTTAAGCGTTAATAGTTTTGTTTTTATATTAGATATATTTTCAAAATATTCACACCCTTCATCAACCGACATATCTAAAACATCAGCAATACTTTTACCTTTAAATTTAATTTCTAAAGTTTCTCTATTATACCTCGTACCCTTACATTCATCACACTGTATATAAACATCAGGTAAAAAATGCATTTCATAAGTGATTACACCATCACCCTCACAAGCTTCACATCTGCCTCCTTTAACATTAAAAGAAAATCTTCCTGGTTTATATCCTCTGGTTTTAGACTCTGGGAGGCTTGTAAACCAATCTCTAATAGGTCCAAAGGCTCCAGTATATGTTGCTGGATTTGATCTTGGAGTTCTACCAATAGGAGACTGGTCAATATCAATTATTTTATCGATTAATTCTACTCCTTTATAATATTTAAAAGATTTAGGTGTTTTTCTAGCTTTATTATTTAAAGTTAAATTTAAAGCATGAAAGAGTGTTTGTAATATTAAAGTAGATTTACCACTACCAGAGACACCAGTAACACAGGTAAAGGTCCCAGTTGGAATTTTAAGATTAACATTATTTAGATTATTTCCACTTGCACCATTGATTTCAACAAATCTTCCATTTTTAGCTAAACGTCGAGTTTTAGGAATTTCAATTGTTTTTTTATTAGCAAGATACAGTCCGGTAATACTATTTTTATCTTTTTTGATTTCTTCGTATGATCCTTGTGCTGTTATCTCACCACCATTACTTCCAGCTTCAGGCCCAAGATCAATAATATGATCTGCATTTTCCATAGTCTCAGTGTCATGCTCAACAACAATAACAGTATTACCAAGATCTCTTAATCTTTTTAATGCATTAATAAGCTTAACATTATCTTTTTGATGTAATCCAATCGATGGTTCATCCAAAACATATAATACACCTGTTAAACCAGATCCAATTTGTGAAGCTAATCTTATTCTTTGAGCTTCACCACCTGATAAAGTTCCAGATTCTCTAGAAAGTGTTAAATAGTCTAAACCTACATTAAGTAGAAAATTTAATCTTTCGTTGATTTCTTTTAAAACATGTTCAGCAATTTTAAATTGTCTTTTATCAAGCTTATTTTCTAAATTTTTAAACCATTCTGCTGCATCCAAAATAGATTTTTTTGTTACCTCACTAATATTAAGATCATTGATTTTTACACATAATGCTTCTTCTTTTAATCTATCACCATTACATGCTTCACAGGCAGTATCCGATTGATATTCAGCAATGGCTTCTCTTTTCCATTCGCTATCAGATTCTAAAAATCTCCTTTCAAGATTATTAATTACACCTTCAAAAGTTTTTTTATAGGAATATTTCTCGTAACCATCATCATAATTAAATTTGATTTCATCTTCATCAGAACCATAAAGAATAATATCTTTGATTTTTTTGGGTAATTTTTTCCATTTTTCATCTAAAGAAAAACCATAATGTTTTGCTAAGGATGCTAGAGTTTGAGCGTAATATAATGTAGTTGATTTAGACCAAGGTTCGATTGCTCCATCAGCTAAACTTTTTCTTTCATCAGGAACAACTAAATTTGGATCAACATTTAATTTCATTCCAATTCCTTCACACTCTTCACAAGCTCCATAGGGACTGTTAAATGAAAAAAGTCTTGGCTCAATTTCCTCAATTGTAAAACCACTCTCAGGACAAGCGAATTTGGTAGAGTAAATTAATTTTTCAATTTTTCTGAATTTTTGAGGAAGAGTTTCATCTTCATATTCTACAAAAACCAAACCGTTTGCTAAATTTATAGCTGTTTCAATACTTTCTGCCAATCTATTTCCAAGTTTTGAATTTAAAACTATTCTATCGACTAAGACTGAAATATCGTGTTTAAGTTTTTTATCTAGATTAGGTGACTTTTCTATATCATATAAAACATTATCAATTTTAATTTTTCTAAAACCTCTTCTTTTGTAACTTAAAATATCTTTTTTATATTCACCTTTACGACCTCTTACTACTGGTGCGTAAATATATATTGTTGATTTTTTTGGTAATTTTTTAACTAAATCTACTATCTGTGTAATTGTTTGAGAGGTTATTGGTTTGCCTGTAAACGGTGAATAGGGGATACCTGCTCTAGCATATAACACCCTCATGTAATCATAAATTTCTGTTACAGTTGCAACAGTAGATCTTGGATTTTTTGATGTATTTTTTTGTTCTATTGCAATAGCTGGACTTAGCCCTTCAATTAAATCAACATTTGGTTTTTTCATTTTATCTAAAAATTGACGAGCATATGCAGATAAACTCTCTACATATCTTCTCTGACCCTCTGCGTAGATGGTGTCAAAAGCTAAAGATGATTTTCCTGACCCAGATAGACCCGTTATGACCACAAATTTGTCTTTTGGAATCTCCACAGTGACATTCTTCAAATTATGTTCTTTAGCGCCCTTAATAACTATCTTTTTCATCATAATTTTAGTTGCTTTGAGTTAATAAAATTAATATTCAGAAGAATTGTGATATAATTCTAATTAACTAATTTAACAAATATTAAATATTATGGCTGGAAGTTTAAATAAAGTATTATTAATTGGTCGTTTGGGCGCAGATCCTGAGGTAAAACAAATGGTAAATGGTAAAAGTGTAGCCAGATTAAGTCTTGCAACAAGTCAATCCTGGAAAGATAAAAACACAGGTGAAAGAAAAGAAAAAACTGAATGGCACCGTGTAGTTGTATTTAATGAGGGTTTAGTAAATGTTGTTCAACAATATTTAAAAAAAGGTGCTCAAGTTTATGTAGAAGGTCAACTTACGACAAGAAAATGGAAAGATGAACAATCGGGACAAGACAAATACTCAACTGAAATAGTTATACAAGGATATAATTCTTCACTCACAATGTTGGGAGGAGGTAATTCTGGTGGCGGAATTCAAAATGACACAACTCAACAAAATAATATTGAGGACTCTTCACAAGTGTCAGATATGGACGATGAAATTCCATTTTAGTTTCTATGAAAAATACTGAAGAGTTTAAAGATAAAAATATAAAATTAATCTCAATGCATGATGAGAT
Above is a genomic segment from Candidatus Pelagibacter sp. FZCC0015 containing:
- a CDS encoding glycoside hydrolase family 3 N-terminal domain-containing protein — protein: MIKNRRAFIVGLKSSKLSKKEITFLKKYKPWGVILFSRNISSIEQTKKLTDKIKKIFKDKKYPVLIDQEGGRVNRLGKIISFDNLTSEYFGILFTKDKKKFNIIYKLFIDKTSYLLKSIGVNINTVPVLDLRVKGASNIIGDRSFSKNKKNISKIGDICIDYFHENSIGTVMKHIPGHGLAKVDSHKFTPVVTKKLNYLNKNDFFPFKKKQSYFAMTAHVIYRSIDKLNTATHSKKIINLIRKKIGFKNILISDDLSMKSLKDDLKTNTIKTFSAGCNLALHCNGKLSEMKVVGDNSPKVSNFIIKKTSLFYKILS
- a CDS encoding segregation and condensation protein A, which translates into the protein MTISDSALFNVDINNYNGPLDVLLDLAKAQKVDLEEISITKLADQFHDYITKEKDLNLEIASEYLLMATWLAYLKSKLLLPGTPEEEFKVQEVAEKLKLQLKKLELIRLLSEQMLKRKRLGREIRSRGMKGNIRSIYSTEYNLSLFELLKSYSTIIMTKDFQKMNIPKLPVFTTEDGIKTIREFFGKLIDWKKLDDLIPQNFKSNSKYKRTGKAGIFAGSLELVKEGNLNMKQDKLFDDIYVKENND
- the scpB gene encoding SMC-Scp complex subunit ScpB, which codes for MIKKEKITKDNIVKFPSKLTDLEKEIEAVIFAAAEPLDIDTIESKITKKGSVAKSLEKLQQEYSQRGINLVCIKDKWSFRTSPNLSNIMSQEKTVEKKLSRAAVETLAIIVYHQPVTRAEIEEIRGVAFGTNTLEILMELNWVKPGGRKDVPGRPIQYVTTDEFLSHFNLQKLSDLPTIDELGAAGLIDSSSVDNAIFGTGKFYKEKQEEKKEDIYSNIDEMLNSTLDTEEKD
- the tatA gene encoding twin-arginine translocase TatA/TatE family subunit, coding for MSIGIWQIAIVVILVVLLFGRGKISSLMGDVAKGIKSFKKGMASDVTDDTEPKNISDENKDSENKD
- the tatB gene encoding Sec-independent protein translocase protein TatB, with product MPTIGWFEILIVVGIAIIVLGPKDFPIMLKKAGSWIGTAKRYVSNIQNEVSNLEIDEEKIDNEIKKETKKDEQ
- the tatC gene encoding twin-arginine translocase subunit TatC, with the protein product MSNEENEGGFVSHLTELRKRLIHSFIFLIIFFVICYIFAEHIYGFLVDPFAQAVKDDGSDRRLIFTALQETFLTYIKVSFFTAFFVTCPFILMQIWKFIAPGLYKHEKVAILPYLVLTPILFFLGGMLVYYLIMPLAIKFFLSFESTGMSTSLPIQLEAKVNEYLSLVMKLIFAFGISFQLPIVLSLLARIGVVDSQFLKERRKYVVVIIFAAAALLTPPDPITQIGLAIPLLILYELSIFSVKFIENKNLEKTDA
- the serS gene encoding serine--tRNA ligase; translated protein: MHNLKEIRKDYSKFEKDLEKRSVKIDFNNLKKLDELNRDLIQKKENLEKEKKDISKSKDESLFKKSKEISTELEKIAEQQKNTKTELDNILSSIPNIPHQDVPNGKDENDNVEVLKAGKVAEFDFKPKSHYELGENLGMLDFDLATKTTGSRFVFVKKELALLERALSNFMLDTHIAQNGYQEISPPLIASDNTMYGTGQLPKFENDQFEIKFDEGSDRKFLIPTAEVILTNIVKDKIVDQKDLPMRFVASTPCFRKEAGSYGKDTKGMIRQHQFYKVEMVSIVEKENCLEELERMTNCATDILDKLELPYRKVILCSGDMGFSAEKTYDIEVWLPSENKYREISSCSSCSTFQAQRMKSRYKNKNKETVFVGTLNGSGLAVGRTLIAVLENYQQKDGSIIVPKVLRPYMNNLELISAK
- the yajC gene encoding preprotein translocase subunit YajC, coding for MEGSGIGQFIPLILIFVIFYFFLIRPQQKKVKEHKAMVESLKRGDKVVTSGGITGTVERLIDNDKVEVEIAENVKVEIVKSTGIQSLVNTNTQEVKK
- the secD gene encoding protein translocase subunit SecD; its protein translation is MLYFSKLRILFITLFSVLFILIASSNLFKFDDDFFDKKINLGLDLQGGSYLLLEIDNEPVIEQKLQNLTTTIRNYFKEKNIKINNIKIDNKNIYFNVTNNDKQSVLDVFQDENSDLNPYYPRFKSHQLEIEDTGLNLKINFSRQGLIKLKTSSQDQAIEIVRRRVDEVGTNEPNILKRGNNRILVELPGLDDPMRIKSLLGKTANLTFRFVTNDENDRFGVEKLKFENGLEEATVSKRIIISGENLLDAQPKMDTQTNQTIVSFTLDRVGAKRFGKATSTGIGKQLAIVLDGKIISAPVVRDTIASGSGQISGGFTFQTATDLALLLRSGALPAPLEIIEERTVGPDLGQDSINAGMIALAIGFMLVIIFMFVKYKIFGLITNVTLIVNLFILLGVLTLFEATLTLPGIAGIILTVGMAVDANVLIFERIKEELKDETNNILAFDGGYTKSRTAILDANITTLLAAIILFFMGSGPVKGFAVTLGVGIFTTLFSVYFIARLFTSIYVSRNKDKEKLI